One window of the Sparus aurata chromosome 17, fSpaAur1.1, whole genome shotgun sequence genome contains the following:
- the LOC115567769 gene encoding uncharacterized protein LOC115567769 gives MASRLECDNGLKYDFKTRQVDILVKDVPPTPTLTPSTLKVEEGTSVSLKCSAPAPCLSHPPALTWTSSLGHIQGSLQENQDRTKVQTSVLTFTASHLHHGKEISCTAVYNKQDGSTQSVSTSLTADISWSAQFMTFMPQTIEVLSGSCVTIPCSFGIEDKYKSKVDETCKALWKYDVETVVFDSRNPQTRGHLTGNLRNRDCTTTLNNMRPENSKNYFFRLACKGLLYNFFKHSCTFQSKMFHPHRL, from the exons ACTTGAATGCGACAATGGCCTTAAATACGATTTTAAAACAAGACAGGTGGACATTTTAGTCAAAG ATGTTCCACCCACACCGACTCTGACTCCGTCCAcactgaaggtggaggagggaaccTCAGTGAGTTTGAAGTGCTCTGCTCcagctccctgtctgtctcatcctccagctctgacatgGACCTCCAGCCTGGGTCACATTCAGGGGTCACTACAGGAGAATCAGGACAGAACTAAAGTCCAGACTTCTGTTCTGACCTTCACTGCTTCTCACCTTCATCATGGAAAGGAAATCTCCTGTACTGCAGTCTACAACAAACAAGATGGCAGCACTCAGTCAGTTAGCACAAGTTTGACAGCTGATATTTCAT gGTCTGCACAGTTTATGACCTTCATGCCACAGACTATAGAGGTTCTGAGTGGATCCTGTGTGACCATCCCCTGCTCCTTTGGCATAGAGGacaaatataaatcaaaagTGGATGAAACATGTAAAGCACTGTGGAAATATGATGTAgagactgttgtgtttgacagcaggaATCCACAAACTAGAGGACATTTGACAGGAAACTTAAGAAACAGAGACTGCACCACAACCCTGAACAACATGAGACCTGAGAACAGCAAGAATTATTTTTTCAGACTTGCATGTAAAGGTTTGCTATATAATTTTttcaaacacagctgcacattTCAGTCAAAG ATGTTCCACCCACACCGACTCTGA